In Ornithodoros turicata isolate Travis unplaced genomic scaffold, ASM3712646v1 Chromosome176, whole genome shotgun sequence, the following are encoded in one genomic region:
- the LOC135373020 gene encoding zinc finger and SCAN domain-containing protein 22-like, giving the protein MGDASTLMPNVKDLTTDTCDSASSASQKHHQVVHNFNGSKQHFLTTRDQVGRRDSSASSVQLHSSVPRIVRKSTLPQHADASSQEDAHKREAPQVRSLSLRVHQAAPPEGSVRPEHTPCSVQKIHTDQKPYKCNLCPVEFVRSTHLQSHKKTHMGVRPFKCDLCPSEFTQLHHLKDHIRIHTGERPYKCVLCLAEFRHSTHLRRHKNTHTGEKPHKCNLCPAEFTHLHQCMS; this is encoded by the exons ATGGGGGATG CAAGCACACTCATGCCTAACGTTAAGGATTTGACAACAGACACTTGTgattcagcgtcgtctgcaagcCAGAAACATCATCAGGTTGTGCACAATTTTAATGGATCTAAACAGCATTTTCTCACGACACGGGACCAGGTGGGGAGGAGAGACTCGAGTGCATCCTCAGTCCAGTTGCATTCTTCCGTGCCACGGATTGTACGCAAGAGCACACTG CCACAGCACGCAGATGCATCGTCACAAGAGGATGCACACAAGCGTGAGGCCccacaagtgcgatctctgtccctCAGAGTTCACCAGGCTGCACCACCTGAAGGTTCAG TTCGTCCAGAGCACACACCTTGCAGCGTCCAGAAGATACACACCGAccagaagccatacaagtgcaacctTTGCCCTGTAGAGTTCGTCCGAAGCACGCACCTGCAGAgtcacaagaagacacacatgGGCGTAAGGCCAttcaagtgcgacctctgtccctCTGAGTTCACCCAGCTGCACCACCTGAAGGACCACATACGGATTCATACAGGTGAGAGGCCGTACAAATGCGTCCTCTGTCTTGCAGAGTTCAGACACAGTACACACCTGCGACGTCACAAGAACAcgcacacgggtgagaagccacacaagtgcaatctctgtcctgcagagttcacccACCTGCATCAGTGCATGAGTTGA